GAGCCGTTTCGCAGCCCCCGCCACCACGGAACGAACCGTTCCCGAAGGAGGAGACATGCGAGGTACGACCTACAAGCGCTGCGGTTGCCGTAATCCCGAGACCGGCGAGAAGTACCCCGCGGGCAAGTGCCCGAAGCTGGTCATCCGCGACCACGGAGCATGGTGGGCGCGCTACGACGCCCCCGCAGGAAGCAGCGGCCGACGAAGACAGCCGACCGTCGGGCCATTCAAGACCAAGAAGGCGGCGCAGCAGGCACTCACGGAAGAGCTGGCCAAGTTCGAGATCCATGGACGGCAGCTGGATCGGAGCCTGAAGACGGGCGCGTACCTGGAGACGATCTGGCTTCCTGCCAAGAAGGAGAGCCTGTCCGCCTCGACATTCGCGGACTATACGGAGATCGTCCAGCTCTACCTGGTGCCCGGCTTGGGACACCTCAAGCTGGTCGACCTGAGGGACAAGCACGTAATCGCCCTGTACGAGGCGATCATGCAGATCAACCGTCCCCTCCCCGAGGGGGCGAAGCCGAGCGAGATGCTCCGGCGCCTGATTGAAGTCCGCGCGTACTCAACGCGACACCTCAAGGTCGGAGAGGCTCCTCGCCGCAAGCAGACCAAGCCCATCTCCCCGACGCGGGTGAGGAAGATCCATGCGGTTCTGCTCTCGGCTCTCAACTGGGCGGTGAAGTCCAAGCGCCTGAGGGAGAACCCGATCGCGCACGTAGAAACACCTCGCATCAGGGGGAGGCGGGCGAAGCCGCTCGTCTGGACGACCGAACGCGTCCAGCGATGGCAGGAGACCGGAAAGGTGCCCGGCCCGGTGATGGTCTGGACGCCCGCCCAGACCGGCGCCTTCCTCGACTTCATCGCGGACGAGCGGTTGTACGCCCTCTTCCACCTGGTCGCCTTCCGCGGGCTGCGTCGAGCCGAGGTCGCGGGACTGGCCTGGGCGGACACCGACCTCCAGGGGGCAGGCACGCTGACCGTCCGTGAGACGCGTCCTGGTTCCGAGGGCCAGGCCGACGAGTACGACGACACCAAGTCCGAGGCCGGCGAGCGCACCGTGGCGCTGGACGAGGCGACCATCTCGGTACTGCTGGACTGGCGGGCCGTTGGAACGAGAAAGATCCGCCGCTGGCCCCGAGGTATGGGTGGACTCCGGACGGGTCTTCACCCGCGAGGACGGGGTACGCCTGCGTCCCCAGTGGATCTCCACACGGTTCGAGGACCTGATCAAGAAGTACGGACTCGTCCAGGACAAGCACTCCGTCGAGGGCTGGTCCATCGACAGGATCGCCCGTCACCACCGGATCTCTGTTCGCACCGTCCAGGTGGCGACGGGAGGTGAGCCGCTGCCGCCGATCCGCTTCCACGATCTACGACACGGAGCCGCGACGCTCGCCCTGCTCGGCAATGTCAACATGAAAGTGATCAGCGAGACTCTCGGCCACGCCCGCCACTCGTTCACCGCCGACACCTACACGTCGGTGCTTCCCGAGGTGTCCCGGGCAGCCGCTGAGGCGGTGGCTGCGGTCGTCCCTCGTCGGACGCGGCAGAGCACACCTGACGCCGCCAACGTGATCTCGCTTGCGGATCGACGTAACCGGCGCGGCCAACACGCAGGGTAATCAAAGCCGGGCCGGTCAGCACCCGCATCGTCCGGCCACGAAAGCACTCCGCCGACCTCCCGTGCACACCATGTGCACACCAGGCCAGGAGAAACGGACATCTGGAATGCGACAGGGACTTCGCTCAAGATTGTGATCTTGGACGAAGTCCCTGGTCAGTGTGGCGGAGGATCGGGGATTTGAACCCCGGATGGGCTTGCACCCAAACCGCATTAGCAGTGCGGCGCCATAGACCGGACTAGGCGAATCCTCCAGGAGCCCTCAGGCCCAGGACAGGTTACCGGTTCGGCGAGCCAACCGGCAAAGCCTGACCCTTGGCTCCGACAGCATAGTCGGAAACACGCCCGAGCGCCGCGCTCCCGGGGCCGCGGGAGCGGATCGCGTCGGGCGTCAGCCGCCGAGCCGGAACCCGGTGAATCCGCAGGCCTCGGCGAGGTCGTTGCCGTGCTGCCGCATTCCCGCG
The sequence above is a segment of the Actinomadura coerulea genome. Coding sequences within it:
- a CDS encoding Arm DNA-binding domain-containing protein, which translates into the protein MRGTTYKRCGCRNPETGEKYPAGKCPKLVIRDHGAWWARYDAPAGSSGRRRQPTVGPFKTKKAAQQALTEELAKFEIHGRQLDRSLKTGAYLETIWLPAKKESLSASTFADYTEIVQLYLVPGLGHLKLVDLRDKHVIALYEAIMQINRPLPEGAKPSEMLRRLIEVRAYSTRHLKVGEAPRRKQTKPISPTRVRKIHAVLLSALNWAVKSKRLRENPIAHVETPRIRGRRAKPLVWTTERVQRWQETGKVPGPVMVWTPAQTGAFLDFIADERLYALFHLVAFRGLRRAEVAGLAWADTDLQGAGTLTVRETRPGSEGQADEYDDTKSEAGERTVALDEATISVLLDWRAVGTRKIRRWPRGMGGLRTGLHPRGRGTPASPVDLHTVRGPDQEVRTRPGQALRRGLVHRQDRPSPPDLCSHRPGGDGR
- a CDS encoding tyrosine-type recombinase/integrase yields the protein MATGGEPLPPIRFHDLRHGAATLALLGNVNMKVISETLGHARHSFTADTYTSVLPEVSRAAAEAVAAVVPRRTRQSTPDAANVISLADRRNRRGQHAG